The nucleotide sequence aaaaTACTgtggcactgtagcggtaccgggcggttcgcgtaccggtaacctgtcggaccggtatgggcggtacgcttTTGTATGACAGACCTTGATTTGAACTGGTTCACATTAGGCTGATTGTCAATTAAAGAAGTTCTCTTTGGCAGAAATTTCTTGGTTTATAATAACACTGTGTAGATGAACCCATATTGTTGGGAATAGTTTGTATCCAGGATCCTTCTAATACATTTAAGGAACTGCAATAATATAAAAAGTAGTTAGGTGATCGACTCCATGCATGGTTTACTAGATTTTGAATTAAAGCTTCTTGCATTTGTTCAAGGTTCTGAATACCGTATCGTATCGGTGTACTGATCAACTGTCGGTATGATACATACCGAGCTGTACCGAACGTACTAACACATGATACACTAAGGTGTACCAATGTATCGCCCGTACTAGTCCTCTATCAAACCAgtacgtaccacccatactgGTTCTCTATCGgagcggtatggtacgatattgcaaACCATGCATTTGTCTATAACATTTAATAAGTTAGCAAGACAATGGGGTTTTTAACTTGATAAATATTCTATGTTGGATGTTGATCATTTTAGGATATAGCATTAGTATTACTCCTGTATCTCTTTACTTACATCTATTTAACTTTAAACAGAAAGGATTATTTTATCTAAGGAGACTTCATTTTGACATTGTTCAGGAATTTATTGTCAAGGAGGGCGATAGAATTGAGTTGATGGCTATGCTTGGAGTATTTGGAGCAGTTGTTAGTGCTATTCAAATGTATTCTTGGCCTTTCTGTGCATGTGTGACATTGCAGAATGCAAATTTTATTAGCACGTCCCCTTTCTCATTTATCAGGAAATCTAATCAGAACACTATCTCAACTGCAATATTATTTAACATTGTTTAGATATATGATTAAGAACCTATGTTTAAGTTTCTTAACATCAAACATGATCCTAGGCATTTCTGATTCTTTACTTTTTCCCCAAGAATATCATTCCTAGGTAATATCCTTGTTCTATCTGTCTATGTGGTGGTGTTCAGGCTTAATCTTTTGTTTCTGTTAGCATTTAGATTGGATGTTCTGATCATTTACAAAATCCAGCAAGCTGACACTGTGCAGTATTCTGATTAATAGAAGCCAATTTTTCCATCCTAGTTTTGTCATGAAATAAAGTTGAATGATGCAAGCACATAGAAAGATTTCAGCTTTGGTTTTCGACAGTTCATATTTAATTTTCTCTTTTCCTTAATTACTCCCAGAACCATACTTGAGCGCAATGAGCTTAAAGATATTAATTGGACAGCTGGTGCagtaagtctctctctctctctctctctctctctctctctctctctcataacaCACATACATCATGCATACAAATATGCTTAAAATGAGTTATAGATGCATTGTCTGTGAGATCCTTGTCAATTATTTGATTCTGTGATgcttaaaatcatgcattttGCATTTGCTTACCCTGCAGAAAGATTGAGGCTTCTCTTTAGGTTATTTTGCTTCTGTtctctattttatgctttgatgAGGTTGCAAGATGTGGATATCTTGTATGGCCTGGTTTATTTTCATTTGTGATACAATGTAATAGACGACTTTGAACTTTTAAGTTTGGTAGTATGTTGGTAACAATATGATGGTCTGGTTTTATTGTTGAATTTGCAACTAGTTTGAGCCTGAGATGTTTCTTGGTAGTTGTTTCTTCATACTATAATATTAATGTTATTTTCCAGTTAATATATTTAATAACTTCTTTTTTTGACCATATGATTTCAGGTGCTACCATTTCTTGGATTTGCATTGGCACTGTTTCTGTTTTACTCTACTGTTCCCATCATTCTTAAGGTAACATGTTGTATTAACCTCATCATGGATCATCCATAGTATGAAAAACTATTGTTAAGAAAGTTTTGCAATATGGAGAATAATGGCATTGGTCAAGCTTATGCCATCATAGGAGGACAGGACTTCTTTTTGTGTTTTTTCGATCTCTTTAGCTAATCTTTGATAATTCCTAAATGATGCTAAATAAAAGTTGAATGGATGAACATGTGAAGAATCACTAACATGGAAAACAAACAGGAAGAATTATACTGTCATTATTAACAGTGGCATGGCATCCTTTTGTTAGGCAAAATTGATAACTACTTCCATTTTATTGTCCCAGGCCAAACTTTTAGGAGCGGGCTTAACTATTACTagagttattatatatatatatatatatatatatatatatatatatatatatatatatatatatatatatatatatatatatatatatatatatatatatatatatataatcctttcAAGCTTTTGGGatttatgataattatttatgataatcCGATCAAATTCTTTTTCATGTTATCTGTCATGCACTTGAGGGGATGTTAAAGTTTCATTTATGGTAATATATATCGGCATTCTTTATTGTCTAGAATGCCAAAATAGaaagtactttttaagttttatctaATCATATACCTACTCCTGCCACTCAAAATGTTACAGTTAAATTATCATCTTAAACACAATCAGTCGTGTTCTGTTGCCCTTCTTGCAAAATCATGTTAGGGTCACTAGTCAAAGAATCGAGTACAACTGATGATGGGAGATCCCTACCTCACTCCATGTTTTCCACTTACTGGCTCTTTTATTTATCGATTATCATGCAGATATGTGGAGCAACCCTGCTAAATCTTTCACTGCTAACCTCAGACATGTGGGCTGTTTTTATCCGTATTTTTGCTTATCACCAGAAGGTTAATGATCTTATATTTGCTATGATCAGTCACTTGTAAAGTTAAGATATATAGAACATAAAGCAATTTGATGTCCCTGCAGGTTGACTGGATGTACTTTGTAGCTTTTGCGGCTGTTGCAGTTGGGATTGTGACTTATTCAGGGTACTCATTGCACGTGATAGTGTTCTTGCTCCATCAAACTCTTTTTCTAGAGAATTAAGCATTTCTCTTTTTGAATCTTTTCATACAGAGGCAAGAAGAAGGATGCAGAAAATGTGCAAGTTGCAGAGGCTAGTGATGAACGGGACAAAATAAAGGATGAAGAAGCTGGAGCGGACTATATCACTCAAGGTTTCACTGTAGCAGTTGAGGGCCAAAGTTCTGAGAATGCCAAGCAACAACCTTTCATCACAATTTCACCCAACTAAGTCTCCATCATGGCGGAAAGCCAACTTAAAAACCGAGGCAAAGGCAAGAAGGAAATGGATACTGTCAGAATTATGTTAGGGACACCGATGCCTTGCCATTCTTTCACCGATGAGAACAGATCGAAGCAGTGGTAGCAGCAGCAGTCGCGAATCATCCAAATACGAGTAAACCCCATGGAACTCTTGGTGCCAATGGATAATACTCTGCCGGAGTATCTGCTGCAGTCAATTGTAGCCTTGATGTGTATCTAGTCATGGTGTTACTGCTTGTTCTATCCAGGTGATGATGCTTGGCGAAGCACTTCTTGCATGCTTGTCTGATCAAAAGAAGGAATCCAGCTTCATTAACAATCTGCAATGTATAGGAGTTGGTTTTCTGATCTGTTGACCTTAACCATAAGAATTGTTATCTGCAACTCAAAATTAATGAGTTAATTTGCATATTGCACATTACGAGGATCCCTCACAAGTGTTCATGAATGATCAATAACCTTGAACCATGACCTTCTCTAATTCTGAAGATTCATGTTATTGATGTTTTGAGTTTGAGAGTGGGGACATGGTACTTCATTGACCTTGTCTCAGGTGAAAGGTAATGTGTTTTCGTTCaccctatcatcatcatcatgttctTGGGGATATCATTATGGACCTGCAATTCATGTTACATGTGTTTTCAAGCTTAAAATGATAGTAAGATGAAACTAAAGGCTGACTAATTGGCTGTAGGAATTCATGTTACATAAAAAGATTCAACACAGATAAAAACAGATGTGACTATTGCACTACATCTGTTTTCACTGAAGGAAATGACTATATCGTTCTTGTCAAAACGTCTCAATAGCTTCTGAGATTGAGTTGTTGGTTGACTTTGGCAAGAAGTGAGAGCTAGCAGCTGTTCAACATTGAAACCCAAGGATTGGAGGAACTATGGTGGGCCAAAGAAGAGTCAGCACATTTCTCGAGATCAACTGAACCATATCTTTTTGAACCACTCTGCTTCTTGATTTCCTTTCAGCATAGGATGTTGACACCTCTGCTCCGTGGAGCAGATGACAGAGCTACATGACCAAAATGCTCCTAATCCACGGTCCAAAATGCTAATCACAGCCCCTCATTGGTGATTCAACCTCTATAAATACCCTGCCTTTGAAAGGCCTGAAGCATTACCACCTCCACCCTCCGCTCtcttcaccacctcctcctcctcctcctcctctacccaTAGTTTCTTTCCGCTGCAGGAGACTCCAAAGAAAACCGTGAGGGCGTAACATGAAACACCGCGATGGCGCTCTGAGGTGGCAAACGTTGGTGATGGCGATTGCAGCTCTCATATCGGCCAACAATGCGGCTGTTGTGACCGGTGAACAGCCGTTCTTCCACTGGTTTCCACCTCCCTCTCCATCACCTCCAGCATCATCTCCTTCCCCGCTGCCGTCACCCCTGCATCCACCACCTTCTGGCTACAAGTCCCCACCTCCGCCCTTCTTGTCACCTTCAGCATCATCATACTTCTACaactctccaccaccaccaccatattATTATATGTCCCCACCGACCCGTGAGTCCTCTCCTCCACCTTACTTCTACAGTTCGATGCCGCCGCCACAGGTGAACCGTCCACGCAACCAGTATAACTCTCCGCCGCCACCTTACCACCATGACCCCGTCATTAAGGTGGTCGGCACGGTCTACTGCTACAGATGCTACAACGGGACCCATCCATTGGAATCTCCCCACAAGAAACTCCTCAAAGGTGAgatttaagattatatatatatatatatatatatatatatatattatattatatatatatatatatatatatatatatatatatatatatatatgtgtgtgtgtgtgtgtgtgtacatcaaTTTATTgatagtaaaataaaaaataaaaaaatattataatatagtagAAAAactaatattagaaaaaaattataatgttgCATATTTTTGTATACATTTTGTAAACTCTTCCATGAgctattgttatatatatatattcttaactAAAGAACATGCACAGGCGCCACTGTGAAGGTGACATGCAAGGCGGGTCGTGAGGAGGTGGTGGCACGCGGCCACACAGACAGCCGTGGAAAGTACAGCGTTGTCGTCGACAGCTTCCCCTACGGGGAGTACGGCGCTGACGCCTGCAAGGTGGAGCCGCAGGGGGCGCCTGATGGATCCGTCTGCAGCGTGCCCACCGGCCTTCATGTCGGAGCGGAGCTCGAGGCCTACTCTATTGGCCGTGGGTTGGTGGTGCTGAAGGCCAAGCCCCTGGGTTTTGCACCGCAAAAGCCTTACAAGGAATGTGAGATGCACCACCATCACAAACCATTGACCCGATCTGCATTGCCACCAAACTACTATAAGTCGCCACCACCTCCGGAGAAATCTCCACCACCACCTTCATCGTCGCCTGAACCACCACACCACTACAATTCTCCACCAACTCTTTCACCGTCTCCACCATCTCCATACTACCATCAGTCCCCTTCTCCTCCTATCTACTATCACACTACTCCACcgcctccttcaccatctccacCACCGCCATACTACTACAAGTCACCACCGCCCCCTTTGAAGTCCTCTCCTCCTCTCTACTATGACAACTCTCCGCCACCACCACGATCTTCACAATCCCCTGCATACAGCTATAGCTCTCCGCCACCTCCAAACTACTACATGTCATCACCACAacctccaccatcatctccacttcCTCCATATTATTACGAGTCCCCACCTCCACCTTGGGCATCTCTACCGCCTCCTTATTACCAGTCTCCACCTTCTCCACAGAGTGATGACTCTCCACCACCACAGCTTCCAATTTTCCCACCTTCTTACTACTACAAGTCCCCACCACCACCATCCCCGTCACCACCTCCTCCATACTACTACAAGTCCCCACCACCACCTACTCCATCTCCAGCATCTTCTTACTACTATAAGTCTCCACCACCTCCATCACCATCCCCTCCACCTCCCTACCTCCACAAGTCACATCCATCTTCATCTCCTCCTTCCCCACCAATCCCCTATCTTTACTCATCCCCACCACCACCAACCCCCTACAAGTTAGAGTCTTCCTAGGGCTTTCTTCATGTTCCATGACGTCGTCGATCTTACGTTTGCTGGGCGGGGAGTTAAGAAAGAGATGTTTGAGGAAGAACCTCTGCATAAATGTAGAAGCGAAGAAGAGAAAGACAAGCTTTAAGGGCTGACTGTTTCCATTTTGTATGTGTTCTCTCTCTGTGTATTTGCTTTTGCTACTGAAGAACTGTCTGTCTTTTCTCCCTCGGATTTCTTTTACTTTTATTTGAGTTATAGTGttctaattaataaaataaaacttaaaaaaattatagttaattatttttgaatatttttctttatcAACAAATGTAATATAAACGTTAATAAATCTTCAAAGAAAACATATTACATATTCATGAGATGTTAGACGTCGATAACTCATATTTCTAGATATGAATACTTCATCTAGAATTACTCGAGTGTATTTCTAGATATAAATCCGGCAATTATAAATGGTCTTCTTTCTCTAACAGTTTGATCCTTCCGATCCAACCCAAAATTAACAGCTGGTGAGAATTGTGACGAGCTTCATCAACTCTCACAAGCCATTACCAACCATCAGAAGAATTCTCATCCTAACAAAGCACAAAGCTTGAACAAAACACATGAAAGCGATCATCTCACTCGTCTTCTTCGCCAAACCTACGCATCATTCCATACTGTGAAAAGAGGAGCCGCATGGCCAGCAGCAGCTATGGTGTTAGACCTTGATGCCATGGCTTGAGCTGACGCTGGCGTCCAAGTACTGCTTTGCTCATACTCATCGCCCTTAGCAGCGTCACCAGAAGACAACTGCTGAGAGAGATAGTAAGCGTTTAAGGAGCTATCGTACCCTATCTGCTTCCCTTCGTCGTCCACAAAGGTCGCGCCACAACTGCCTCTGTTTGCAGTGTGGCTTTGATCGGTCACCACCGTGCTCATCGGCATAACATACCCACCTTGGTAGCTTCCGCTACTGCTGGCCATGTTACCATTGTACACGACCGAGCTCGACTCGGTGCTGATGCTTACCAGGTTATGAAGCGCCGACGAAGGTTGGAAGAAGTCATGGGTGTTGGTGCCCAGGTGGAGTTGGTGAAGGTCTTGCAAGCTGTGAGCGGCGGCGACGGCGGTATCTTGCTCCTGCTTGCACCAGCCCCGCGGCAGCCCATAGGGGTACTGAACGCCCAGCGGCTGCGGTTGGTGGAAAGCGATGGCCGGCCAGCCGTGGTGGCGCAGGGAGCCATAGCCACTCATCCCATCGAACTGCGAAGCAAGATGCTGGTGGTCCGCAGCCCCCCTCCCGTTCACGCTGGCCTCAGCGTGCTCCGCCACGTCCTTGAGCCGCTTGGCGGCGCCCCCGATCGGCAACGTGTTGCTCTCGAGGATGCTCTTCACGTCGTACCGGCTCATGTCGAAGTTGGTCACCGCGTTCAGTCCCCGAAACTTGATCGCCGCGATATCGTACGCCTCAGCTGCCTCTTCTTGGGTGCCTGCAGAGTGCAGTCCAAGTTAGAGATGCACGTCTTGCATGCACCATCTGCCTGTGAAATcaagcattagggttttctatgcGACTGTTGACTTTATGCCTTGGTTCAGAGGGACAAACTTGACGACTGGACTACAAAGTAcatgaatatattattaatctggtCTACATGCAAGTTTAATACTGATAGCCCAATATAGATCCTCTTGGATTATTATCTGATTAGACTTCTAAGATATGTGTGCAGAGAGAGTTCTCAGCAGCTGCTTAAAGAAACATACTGAAGGTTCCCAAGTAGAGGTCTTTGTTCCCTGCTACTCTTCCTATCCTTGCTTGCCATCTTCCATGCTGATGATGCCTGCAAAATGTATGCATCATGGTGAATctttcttccaagaaacaaagaaGCTTATTGTGTTGTGTTGAACTGTAAAATGCCATCATAGAATGAAAAGACTTACCTAGTCACTCCACGATATATTGATGCACCCCTGGAGAATCCACTGCTCTTCCTGCATGAAGATTTCGACATCTGATCATTGAATCCAAATGAAAGCTTCCCACTCGATCCACATTCTCTTTGTAAGAATCAGAAATCAAAGACTACCTTCTAAGAGACGCAACAAATTCCTGCCTCGTCATGTGCTTCATCTCCTCCAACTCTTTTTCGTAGTTGCTTATCTGAACATACAGAAGATGAACATCTCGAGAGTATGCAAAATGCTAACATGTCTTTGTTCTTAGGCTGATATGGAAGGGGAAACAAAGTCATACTGGGAAATTTGTTGTAGTAGTAGGACCCCAGTACTTGAGAGCAGCCAAATCATAAGCCCTAGCTGCCTTTTCTTCTTTGTCATAGCCACCTACAGATCACCAACACAAGTAAATGAAAATTGTATATCTATCACCCTTAATTCCAGTTGAAATGAAGAACAGCATATGCTTACCCAAATAAACTGCAGggtttggaaaatgagttcatttGCAGCACATTGTAACCAAGAGTGACAGAAACAAGAGAGAGCAGCAAATCAACACTCATTGTATATGTGAAAGATCTGCTTGTAGATTCTGCAAGGTTATGTACCTTGTCTACCCTTGCGTGTCTGCCCTTCTCTTCTACAGCTATTATCCCACAGATGAGCCTCGTATCTACCTGTCCATCTATGCCTGTAATAATAAGTCGATAAAATGTAAGGCATTTCATAGATAATTGTATACCAAAAATCATTCGATTTACATGTTAGAATGTGCTATTTATATATAGATGAACATCTATATTTTCACCACCCAAGCATGGATCAGATCAGTACAGAGGTGAATGAGTAGAGTAGACGATAGTTTGTATAAGATGAGGGTTAAGGTTAAACCATGTATGAGATCTATCTTCAATAAGAGAAACATTAGATCTCCCTCTGAATGATGATTTAGGGTTTTGCTTTGCTCTTATCTAAAGATTGTGGAACAAAATGTACAGAAAAATCAGCGTAATCACAGACAAATGATGCTATATTACATCTGAGAAAGACATGCCACACCTTGTCACGCCCCTGTAAATGGAAGTTCTCTGCCCAAATGTGTCCACGGATTTCCGAGAAACTGCTTCCATTGCACCAGTCTGTGCATCGAGGCTTCCTCCAATCCCTTTCTGCTTATTGTCGGAGGACGAACTCTCGCCTCCGCCGCTCGGGCCAGCCGCCAGTAGGGGCAAGGCGGAGCTCGACTGTGACCCTGTGCTCATCGAGAGTGACAGGCCCTGGGAGTTCGTCAACGAGCCAATAACATCGGCCATCATCGCGCCGCCGCAGTTGGTCCCGGTAACCCCggccatgtcgttgctgctgttaaTACTGGCCTGCTGTTGAGGGATATTGGGTTGGTTCCTCAACCATGTCTTGATCATCGACAGTCCGATAGAGTTGCTCGAAGAACCACCGTTAGCATCGTTCATTAGGGCTCCATCGTGAGCGCTGGATGTCACCATGGAGGTGTCTTGCACCTGGAATGAAGAGTTGGAGAACATGTACTCGTCGCCGGAGCTACTATACGCACCGGAAAGTCCAGCAGGGAGTACTTTGTGGTCATGATCGGAGAACGAATTGCCACCAAGGAAGTCTTCCAGCTTGGGCTGGTCTTCCACCATGTTGCTCTGGTTAGTACTGCTTGATCCAACCAGCATGGATAGCTCCGAAGAGCCTCCCTTGAAATCCAAACACTTCATGTTCCAATCTGCAAGTGAAGGGATCACAAGAACAAACAAATGAGACCAAGGAAACGAGAACAGCGAAGAGATTAGTTCTTGAGCACCGGGGAAACATTGACCTTGGGTTTGATGGTAAGGTCTGTTGAAGGCCTCCAAGACACCAAAGGGGACGTCCGGTCTTAGGGTGGGTATTCCCATCGGAGGCTCCGATGTGGAGTCGGCGGAGAGACCGTAGCAGCTAGCAGAGACATCGTCACCTGAGATGAGATGGGAAACAGCAGCAGATGGTGAGTTGCTCTGGTGAGACTGTGAGGGAGGGAGCTCCTGTGGAGAGA is from Musa acuminata AAA Group cultivar baxijiao chromosome BXJ3-8, Cavendish_Baxijiao_AAA, whole genome shotgun sequence and encodes:
- the LOC103993462 gene encoding uncharacterized protein LOC103993462 isoform X4 → MPIVDSESLRRSIREKWKKVVVVERRRECSDLAVVLELPSPCNILRRLCHLPKAATSVVKSYQYTSLTSVMLLDCWAIPCVILLTWLFLKTKYGYRKFTGVAICVAGIVMVVFSDVHASDRAEGGPNPVKGDILVIAGATLYAVSNVGEEFIVKEGDRIELMAMLGVFGAVVSAIQITILERNELKDINWTAGAVLPFLGFALALFLFYSTVPIILKICGATLLNLSLLTSDMWAVFIRIFAYHQKVDWMYFVAFAAVAVGIVTYSGGKKKDAENVQVAEASDERDKIKDEEAGADYITQGFTVAVEGQSSENAKQQPFITISPN
- the LOC103993462 gene encoding uncharacterized protein LOC103993462 isoform X5 — its product is MPIVDSESLRRSIREKWKKVWTKRALMGLVLGQFVSLLITSTAFSSSELARRGVNAPTSQSFLNYLLLAIFYGAYVIYRRRPLQINWYYYLILGIVDVEANFIGGPNPVKGDILVIAGATLYAVSNVGEEFIVKEGDRIELMAMLGVFGAVVSAIQITILERNELKDINWTAGAVLPFLGFALALFLFYSTVPIILKICGATLLNLSLLTSDMWAVFIRIFAYHQKVDWMYFVAFAAVAVGIVTYSGGKKKDAENVQVAEASDERDKIKDEEAGADYITQGFTVAVEGQSSENAKQQPFITISPN
- the LOC103993462 gene encoding uncharacterized protein LOC103993462 isoform X3 → MDQEGSDGLGVGPVRFPSHHLHRLLLLRARQERRECSDLAVVLELPSPCNILRRLCHLPKAATSVVKSYQYTSLTSVMLLDCWAIPCVILLTWLFLKTKYGYRKFTGVAICVAGIVMVVFSDVHASDRAEGGPNPVKGDILVIAGATLYAVSNVGEEFIVKEGDRIELMAMLGVFGAVVSAIQITILERNELKDINWTAGAVLPFLGFALALFLFYSTVPIILKICGATLLNLSLLTSDMWAVFIRIFAYHQKVDWMYFVAFAAVAVGIVTYSGGKKKDAENVQVAEASDERDKIKDEEAGADYITQGFTVAVEGQSSENAKQQPFITISPN
- the LOC103994278 gene encoding extensin-2-like, whose protein sequence is MKHRDGALRWQTLVMAIAALISANNAAVVTGEQPFFHWFPPPSPSPPASSPSPLPSPLHPPPSGYKSPPPPFLSPSASSYFYNSPPPPPYYYMSPPTRESSPPPYFYSSMPPPQVNRPRNQYNSPPPPYHHDPVIKVVGTVYCYRCYNGTHPLESPHKKLLKGATVKVTCKAGREEVVARGHTDSRGKYSVVVDSFPYGEYGADACKVEPQGAPDGSVCSVPTGLHVGAELEAYSIGRGLVVLKAKPLGFAPQKPYKECEMHHHHKPLTRSALPPNYYKSPPPPEKSPPPPSSSPEPPHHYNSPPTLSPSPPSPYYHQSPSPPIYYHTTPPPPSPSPPPPYYYKSPPPPLKSSPPLYYDNSPPPPRSSQSPAYSYSSPPPPNYYMSSPQPPPSSPLPPYYYESPPPPWASLPPPYYQSPPSPQSDDSPPPQLPIFPPSYYYKSPPPPSPSPPPPYYYKSPPPPTPSPASSYYYKSPPPPSPSPPPPYLHKSHPSSSPPSPPIPYLYSSPPPPTPYKLESS
- the LOC135645343 gene encoding AP2-like ethylene-responsive transcription factor BBM2, giving the protein GFCDLNLRIASMNNWLAFSLSPQELPPSQSHQSNSPSAAVSHLISGDDVSASCYGLSADSTSEPPMGIPTLRPDVPFGVLEAFNRPYHQTQDWNMKCLDFKGGSSELSMLVGSSSTNQSNMVEDQPKLEDFLGGNSFSDHDHKVLPAGLSGAYSSSGDEYMFSNSSFQVQDTSMVTSSAHDGALMNDANGGSSSNSIGLSMIKTWLRNQPNIPQQQASINSSNDMAGVTGTNCGGAMMADVIGSLTNSQGLSLSMSTGSQSSSALPLLAAGPSGGGESSSSDNKQKGIGGSLDAQTGAMEAVSRKSVDTFGQRTSIYRGVTRHRWTGRYEAHLWDNSCRREGQTRKGRQVYLGGYDKEEKAARAYDLAALKYWGPTTTTNFPISNYEKELEEMKHMTRQEFVASLRRKSSGFSRGASIYRGVTRHHQHGRWQARIGRVAGNKDLYLGTFSTQEEAAEAYDIAAIKFRGLNAVTNFDMSRYDVKSILESNTLPIGGAAKRLKDVAEHAEASVNGRGAADHQHLASQFDGMSGYGSLRHHGWPAIAFHQPQPLGVQYPYGLPRGWCKQEQDTAVAAAHSLQDLHQLHLGTNTHDFFQPSSALHNLVSISTESSSVVYNGNMASSSGSYQGGYVMPMSTVVTDQSHTANRGSCGATFVDDEGKQIGYDSSLNAYYLSQQLSSGDAAKGDEYEQSSTWTPASAQAMASRSNTIAAAGHAAPLFTVWNDA